Genomic DNA from Etheostoma cragini isolate CJK2018 chromosome 7, CSU_Ecrag_1.0, whole genome shotgun sequence:
TTGGTTAGATTGTCTAACGATGCGTTCACATTGCCAAATGGGGATCCGGTGATGTTCTGCAGGGTTGTGCGGCGGTGGGCGTGTCACTACATGGCTCACTGGTGTGACaccctgttgtgttttttaacccCCGTNNNNNNNNNNNNNNNNNNNNNNNNNNNNNNNNNNNNNNNNNNNNNNNNNNNNNNNNNNNNNNNNNNNNNNNNNNNNNNNNNNNNNNNNNNNNNNNNNNNNacacacacacacgcagacacacacacacacacacacacacatgcacacacacacacacacgcacacacacacacacacgcacgcacagacacacacgaaTCAATGTTAAAACATCCCAGCACAGAAGAACAACAGCTAACCTGCATAGTAGGATGATGTGTtatgatattattattgttattattattattagtagtagtattagtagtagtagtagtagcagtagtataATAATGTGTTCACATTAACCAACCCCCAGCAGTGAGCTGTACTGCTGGAGTAAAGCCGAGGACAGGAAGCTGTCTCACCTCTCCACCAGCTGTTTGTATCGGGGGATCTCTCTGGCGTACAGCAGCTTGTTCACAGGGGAGTCCTGATTGGACAGGAAATTACCATAACGTCACATGACcggcagaaagacagacagacagacaggcagacagacggacagacagacagacaggcggacggacggacggacggacggacggacaggTCGTACCCGTCCCACTTTGTGCTCGGAGGTGGTGCAGGAGTCGATGAAGGTCTGAGCAATGACGGACAGAACGGCGTCGATGCTGTCGGACACCTGGACGTCCAAAACAAACTGGGGGTTCTTCAGGATGTTGACCCAGAACCTGAGGGGGagactgcagacagacaggcacgtcagaaagacagacaggcatgttagagagacagacaggtacgtcagagagacagacaggcacgtcagagagagggacaggtAGTAAGATTTGTCAGAGAGACATACAGAAGTttcagaaagacagacagacaggcatgtTAGAGGGACAGACCGGCATGttagagggacagacagacaaaccggcgtgtcagagagacagatgtgtcagagagacagacacgcgggtcagagagacagatgtgtccaagagacagacaggcaggtgtCCAGGTGTGTCTCTCACCTGTTGGTCTTCCAGATGTGGACCGTCTCGGGGTCATCGATGCCGTGTTTCTCGGCCATGTCGTCCAGGAAGTCGAAGAAGAATCTGACGGCTATCGGAGGAGGACGCTTCGTACTGAGGATCGCCACGAAGACGTCGTCCACGAACTTCTGCAGGGTCCCCTACGGGGGGGGGNNNNNNNNNNNNNNNNNNNNNNNNNNNNNNNNNNNNNNNNNNNNNNNNNNNNNNNNNNNNNNNNNNNNNNNNNNNNNNNNNNNNNNNNNNNNNNNNNNNNcacacacacacacacacacacacacacacatacacacacacacacacacacacactctttcaccAGCTTTGATCACATGAGTTGTTTTTCTAACTTCAGGtactttgattgacaggtggatGGACAGGTAGCAGTGTGTCTGCCGTGTTGTGTTGCGTTGTGCGGGTTGTCGTGTTCTTACTCTCTCCGGTCTGGAACACCTGGTGGACTCCAAGTCCACCTGAGCTCTGGGAGCGAGGGATCAGGGCCACGGTGGCTCCGTCTGGGACCTGATCaacggggggagggggggcagtgGTTAGTACCGAACAGGACCAGAGAGAaggaacaaagaaagagaagacaagGAGAAGGGTAGAagccagggctgtagtactcaagtcctttctgtggtctcggacttgtctcggactcgctagtattttgACTTGGACCTGTCTCGGACTCGgacactggtcttgccagatatagcttctggtctggaccgagtccagatGTCTTTatgatgttgataataatattggagggaaagtgaaaccccaAAGTATTGTTCTGATACTGttatgcataagacctttattctgtcctggacttttgtctttttggactctgtcttgacttggacttgactagtcctggtcttggacttgtcttggactctacTAAGggggtcttgactacagccctgggtTTGATTATGTCTGAAACCTTAGTACGAAGCCAATAGTATGTGAATTTCATACTATTTATGGTGAAATGTTACAGTATGCCAACACTGGACACTACACCGGCCTACatgtcccacaatgcaatgcggtGGTAATGATTCCTAAAGCTGCGCTGTGATTGGTCCGATGTTACCTTGTAGTGCTGCAGAGTGTTGACTCGTTTCCAGCGACCCTGGACCACCGCTGTGACATCATCGTCCGACAGGGTCAGGTGACCCGCCTGACCCGAACGCCACTCTGTCAACCAATCAGGAACACAGGTCGGTgtgagctgtcaatcaaaccagacatgtgtggtgtgtgtgtgtgtgtgtatgtgtgtgtgtgcgtgcgtgtgtgtgtttgtgtctgtgtgtgtgtgtgtgtgtgtgtgtatgcgtgtgcgtgtgtgtgtgtgtgtgtgtgtatgcgtgtgtccgtgtgtgtgtgtgcgtgtgtgtgtgtgtgtgtatgtatacgtgtgtgtgtgtgtgtctgtgtgtgtgtgtgtgtgtgtatgcgtgtgtgtctgtgtgtgtgtgtgtgtgtacccaggTCCAGACTGTCTGCTGCTGGTCTCTGAGAGAATGGAG
This window encodes:
- the LOC117947213 gene encoding plexin-B3-like, which translates into the protein MAEKHGIDDPETVHIWKTNSLPLRFWVNILKNPQFVLDVQVSDSIDAVLSVIAQTFIDSCTTSEHKVGRDSPVNKLLYAREIPRYKQLVER
- the LOC117948304 gene encoding plexin-B3-like, translating into MNGVEVQPCPVKVLDTDTITQVKDKILDQVYRGAPFSQRPAADSLDLEWRSGQAGHLTLSDDDVTAVVQGRWKRVNTLQHYKVPDGATVALIPRSQSSGGLGVHQVFQTGESKNTTTRTTQHNTADTLLPVHPPVNQST